In Thunnus thynnus chromosome 11, fThuThy2.1, whole genome shotgun sequence, the following proteins share a genomic window:
- the tmem169b gene encoding transmembrane protein 169, which yields MAQVEEPQTEGEGSPQMISLRSDISGNHVDDGEVGPSIRRKRRKKKDPRPESIIVYRSETERAPGEEQGGEEGAERSAEEGAKFLCTPTGEGGGWNLPPDSRYVTLTGTITRGKKKGQVVDIHVTLTEKELRDLARSKERLDAECEAGEGYKRPCGFGVCQGPHVVLWSISCFPVVFLLSFITSFYYGTLTWYNVFLVYNEERTFWHKITICPFLIIFYPMLIMPMALSLALYSAVVQVSWAFSEWWQAVRDLEKGFCGWACGKLGLEDCSPYSIVELLDSDTVSGTLQSKAPSEHAQTSSV from the exons ATGGCCCAGGTAGAGGAGCCTCAAACTGAAGGAGAGGGAAGCCCTCAGATGATCTCCTTAAGATCAGACATATCAGGGAACCATGTTGACGATGGAGAAGTTGGACCCTCcatcaggaggaagaggaggaagaagaaagaccCGCGCCCGGAGTCCATTATTGTTTACCGCTCTGAAACGGAGAGGGCGCCGGGAGAGGAGCAGGGTGGTGAGGAGGGTGCAGAGAGGAGCGCTGAGGAGGGAGCTAAATTCCTCTGCACACCCACAGGCGAAG GTGGAGGCTGGAACCTTCCTCCAGACAGCCGCTACGTGACTCTGACAGGCACCATCACCCGGGGCAAGAAGAAGGGTCAGGTGGTGGACATACACGTCACTTTGACAGAGAAGGAACTCAGAGACCTGGCCAGGTCAAAGGAACGTCTTGATGCAGAGTGTGAGGCAGGGGAGGGCTATAAGCGCCCCTGCGGCTTCGGTGTGTGCCAGGGACCCCACGTTGTCCTGTGGAGCatctcctgtttccctgtggttttcctcctctccttcatcacCTCCTTCTACTACGGCACACTCACCTGGTACAATGTCTTCCTGGTTTACAATGAGGAGCGGACGTTCTGGCACAAGATTACAATATGCCCCTTCCTCATCATCTTCTACCCCATGCTCATCATGCCCATGGCGCTGTCTCTGGCGCTGTACTCGGCTGTGGTGCAGGTGTCATGGGCCTTCAGCGAGTGGTGGCAGGCGGTGAGAGACTTGGAGAAAGGCTTCTGTGGCTGGGCCTGTGGGAAGCTGGGTCTGGAAGACTGTTCCCCCTACAGCATAGTGGAGCTGCTTGATTCTGATACAGTTTCTGGCACTCTGCAGAGCAAAGCCCCCAGTGAACACGCCCAGACATCATCGGTGTGA